The Corylus avellana chromosome ca8, CavTom2PMs-1.0 genome has a segment encoding these proteins:
- the LOC132190702 gene encoding uncharacterized protein LOC132190702: MIQPWSVSGFVWSGKAHVNSICFPIPSHALQYQGENGFFHSPRELIWRKSMGHSLSSGLRVSVFYLFSLIISISYSSSSSSVVLIPERRPMRKLRVSVPYDKHKCHKMEVDEKMKGSTVQEGSMALTRTSSGEKLDHELVYHIDYHGVTTHPTPTPKHPKP, encoded by the exons ATGATTCAACCGTGGTCcgtgagtggttttgtttggaGTGGGAAGGCGCACGTGAACTCAATTTGCTTCCCTATACCTTCCCATGCACTACAATACCAAGGAGAGAATGGCTTCTTCCACTCTCCAAGAGAgttaatttggagaaaaagcATGGGACATAGCTTGTCTTCAGGCCTCAGGGTTTCAG TTTTCTACCTGTTTTCCCTTATTATCAGCATCTCCtactcctcttcttcttcttccgtCGTTTTAATCCCAGAAAGACGGCCAATGAGGAAACTCAGAGTGTCGGTGCCCTACGACAAGCACAAATGCCACAAAATGGAG GTTGATGAAAAGATGAAAGGATCAACCGTCCAGGAAGGATCAATGGCACTCACACGTACAAGCAGCGGGGAAAAATTAGATCATGAGCTTGTCTACCACATTGATTACCATGGGGTGACAACACATCCGACGCCAACTCCAAAACACCCTAAACCTTAA
- the LOC132190505 gene encoding homeobox-leucine zipper protein HAT22-like, translating into MEDDEACNTSLRLGLGSGDHVSRKEETRGDYDDEEEMREEKPLVCLDLMFPTEGAVNVDHKADRSLPFGKFDGDDDYPNMENDSDIHRSKDGRRKKLRLSKDQSFFLEDCFKLHSTLSPAQKQAIAGQLNLKPRQVEVWFQNKRARTKLKQTEVDCEFLKKCCANLRDENRRLKRELEELRSLKVGSSPPPYIQLPKAATLRMCPSCEKIVKAREGKNAVVFDAVGRRNKKLQSGFDGTI; encoded by the exons ATGGAGGATGATGAAGCATGCAACACAAGCCTGCGTCTTGGGCTTGGCTCCGGCGACCATGTTTCGAGGAAGGAGGAGACACGTGGTGATTATGATGATGAGGAGGAGATGAGGGAGGAAAAGCCTCTGGTTTGCTTGGACCTTATGTTTCCGACAGAGGGAGCCGTTAACGTGGATCACAAGGCAGACAGATCATTACCGTTCGGAAAATTCGACGGAGACGATGATTACCCGAATATGGAAAACGATTCCGACATCCACCGGAGCAAGGACGGCCGGAGAAAGAAACTTCGGCTCTCTAAAGACCAATCCTTCTTCCTTGAAGACTGCTTCAAACTCCACAGCACCCTTTCTCCG GCCCAGAAACAGGCAATTGCTGGGCAATTGAATCTGAAGCCGAGACAAGTGGAAGTTTGGTTTCAAAACAAAAGAGCAAG AACAAAGTTAAAGCAAACGGAAGTAGACTGCGAATTCCTGAAGAAATGCTGTGCAAATCTAAGGGACGAGAACAGAAGATTGAAGAGAGAATTGGAGGAGCTACGGTCGCTAAAAGTAGGATCATCACCACCACCATATATTCAACTCCCAAAGGCTGCAACCCTTAGAATGTGCCCGTCGTGCGAGAAAATCGTAAAAGCAAGAGAAGGGAAGAACGCCGTCGTCTTCGATGCCGTTGGCCGGAGGAATAAGAAATTGCAAAGCGGGTTTGACGGCACAATCTGA